Part of the Paenibacillus terrae HPL-003 genome is shown below.
TCATTTCCCTGGAGCGTTTCCTTCAAAATAACCTCGCCATCCGGCGAGCCTACCATGCCCGTGAGACGGATTTCCTGGTCAGCCCAGACTGCGTGGGCCCCGATTGGCACCTGGCATCCCCCATTCAGCACGCCAAGGAAGGTTCGTTCTGCCGCAACCGTAGCCGAGGTATCCCGGTCGTTGTACAGGTGCAGCAATGCCAGCAGCTCTTCATCGTCTGCACGGCACTCAATACCGAGAGCTCCTTGTCCGACTGCTGGCAAGCAGGCTTCCTCCGGTATATAGGACGTGATCCGGTCTTTCCAGCCCATCCGGTGCAAACCTGCCGCAGCCAAAATAATGGCGTCAAATCCTTCAGTCTCCAGCTTTTTCAGGCGGGAATCAATATTACCGCGCACAGGCTCCAATTGAAGATCCGGTCGTAATGACTTGATCTGGCTGGCTCTGCGCAGGCTGCTTGTGCCGACCTTTGCCCCTTGCGGCAGGTCCTCCAAGCTCTTGAACCCCAGGGTAACGAGACAATCCCGAGGGTCCTCCCGACGCGGCACCGCGCCGTTCACTAGCCCTTCAGGCAATTCTGACGGCATATCCTTCATACTATGTACTGCCATATCAATTTCACCAGCCAGCATGGCCTGTTCAATTTCTTTGACAAACAGCCCTTTGCCACCCACCTTTGACAACGTTACATCCAAAATCCGGTCGCCCTTGGTCAATATTTTTTTTACAACAAACTGCATATCCAGCCCATGCTCCGCGCACAACACGTTCAAATCCTCGATGACATGCCCGGTCTGAGTTAGCGCAAGCGCGCTCTGTCTGCTACCTACCACAATTGTTCGCATGCTATTCCTCCTGATTTTGCGCAATCCATATGTCAATCTCTTCTTGAGTCCATGCAGTAAATTCCTGACGTCGTATTTGCTCCAAAATTCCGCTGCTCGCCAAACGTCTCAGCAGTTTCGCTCTTTGCTGCGGGGAAGATACGATACGTTTAATCGCTTGCCGCATATCGTACATGAAATCCAGATACGGCTCGTATTCCCTACCAAACAACGTATCCAAAGCCGATGTAATTTCAGACGTGACAGCCGGACCTGCACCTGCGGTGGATATGCTGATCGTTAGCC
Proteins encoded:
- the hemC gene encoding hydroxymethylbilane synthase; protein product: MRTIVVGSRQSALALTQTGHVIEDLNVLCAEHGLDMQFVVKKILTKGDRILDVTLSKVGGKGLFVKEIEQAMLAGEIDMAVHSMKDMPSELPEGLVNGAVPRREDPRDCLVTLGFKSLEDLPQGAKVGTSSLRRASQIKSLRPDLQLEPVRGNIDSRLKKLETEGFDAIILAAAGLHRMGWKDRITSYIPEEACLPAVGQGALGIECRADDEELLALLHLYNDRDTSATVAAERTFLGVLNGGCQVPIGAHAVWADQEIRLTGMVGSPDGEVILKETLQGNDPQKLGEAVAASLIAKGAEQILAQVRG